From one Synechocystis sp. PCC 6803 substr. PCC-P genomic stretch:
- a CDS encoding DUF4168 domain-containing protein has product MVISSRPLSGLNGVLSRLFIANTLAFLGLFGGMVPEVSWHPTALVFRWSAYSQEFSPESINHYAKAVLAIEVERKKAFEEIQTLIGRVPPQLTCTNRDSIRKLPRNAQAIAVNFCNRSKQIAEESGLKPGEFNRITEAAKNNANLKTQIQRAIINLRR; this is encoded by the coding sequence ATGGTTATTAGCTCACGTCCCTTAAGCGGCTTGAACGGTGTTCTGAGTCGACTTTTTATTGCCAATACTCTCGCCTTCCTCGGCTTATTTGGGGGAATGGTGCCGGAGGTAAGTTGGCACCCCACAGCCCTTGTCTTTCGCTGGTCGGCCTATTCCCAGGAATTTTCCCCCGAGAGCATCAATCACTATGCTAAGGCAGTATTAGCCATTGAAGTAGAACGGAAAAAAGCCTTTGAGGAAATTCAAACCCTCATTGGCCGGGTTCCCCCCCAACTTACCTGCACCAATCGGGACAGTATCCGCAAGTTACCCCGCAACGCCCAGGCGATCGCCGTTAATTTTTGCAATCGTTCCAAACAAATTGCTGAAGAAAGCGGACTCAAGCCGGGAGAATTTAATCGCATCACCGAAGCCGCCAAGAATAATGCCAACCTGAAAACCCAAATTCAACGGGCAATCATTAATCTCCGCCGTTAG
- a CDS encoding histidine phosphatase family protein — protein sequence MALKLYFLRHAQTAYSATGGYCGTPENDPGLTPEGILMAKEFAEAYAQHPWQAVYVSPLQRARQTVQPLCDRLGIEMQIRPGLREVAYGEWEGLHPDEVYQRDHDLYMQWLTDPAWNSPPGGERGIDIARRGTRVLEEIEDRFDDGNVLLVSHKATIRILLCCLLGIDVGRYRDRFAMPVTGLSVVELSSRGPLFHCIAERSHLSPYLRSLPST from the coding sequence ATGGCCCTCAAACTTTATTTCCTGCGCCACGCACAAACCGCCTACAGTGCCACCGGAGGCTATTGTGGTACCCCGGAAAATGACCCTGGCTTGACCCCAGAAGGAATTTTAATGGCCAAGGAATTTGCTGAAGCCTACGCCCAACACCCCTGGCAAGCAGTTTATGTTAGCCCTTTGCAACGGGCCCGCCAAACAGTCCAACCCCTATGCGATCGCCTAGGTATTGAAATGCAGATCCGCCCTGGCCTAAGGGAAGTGGCCTATGGAGAATGGGAAGGACTCCATCCCGACGAAGTTTACCAAAGGGACCACGACCTTTATATGCAATGGCTCACCGATCCAGCTTGGAACTCTCCCCCCGGTGGAGAAAGGGGCATTGACATCGCCCGCCGGGGCACTAGGGTGCTAGAGGAAATTGAAGACCGCTTCGATGATGGCAATGTGTTGTTGGTTTCTCACAAAGCCACCATCCGCATCCTACTCTGCTGCCTCCTGGGCATCGACGTAGGTCGTTACCGAGACCGTTTTGCCATGCCCGTCACCGGACTGAGCGTGGTGGAATTATCTTCCCGGGGACCGCTCTTTCACTGTATTGCGGAACGGTCTCACCTCAGCCCCTATTTACGTAGTTTGCCCAGCACCTAG
- the ureE gene encoding urease accessory protein UreE → MVIFDHRLETVPDATTWDLPLTAEERGRTRYRFDKPGFPSLFIQLPRGSFLRPGDCLGSPTGETITILAADEPLLHLTSGDRLILLKAAYHLGNRHVPLEVNLDYLRLAPDPVLADMLRGLGVRVAEITAPFFPERGAFHSH, encoded by the coding sequence ATGGTGATTTTTGATCATCGCCTAGAAACAGTACCCGATGCCACCACCTGGGACCTCCCCCTCACCGCCGAGGAAAGGGGTCGCACCCGCTATCGTTTTGATAAACCTGGCTTTCCGTCTCTATTTATTCAATTGCCCAGGGGAAGTTTTTTACGTCCAGGGGATTGCCTCGGCTCTCCCACAGGGGAAACGATTACTATTTTGGCAGCGGATGAACCTCTGCTCCATCTCACCAGTGGCGATCGCCTTATTTTGTTGAAGGCCGCCTATCATTTGGGTAATCGCCATGTGCCCCTAGAAGTGAACTTGGATTATCTGCGATTGGCACCGGATCCGGTATTGGCTGATATGCTCCGGGGTTTGGGGGTCAGGGTAGCGGAAATAACTGCGCCATTTTTTCCAGAACGGGGGGCATTCCACAGTCACTAG
- a CDS encoding cell division protein FtsQ/DivIB has product MTDLVVSDSLKNRREQLMWQRRWKRLRSCWQFVCVCGLTGGMVWVMSWPEWSIRSDRQVEFLGNKLVSRETLYEDLDLEYPQAVWQLSTQALGDELAKNPALLRVEVTRQLFPAQVNVAVQERQPVAIAVADQGPGYLDGEGNYIPASLYSQAVRKTLPQTPQFLGYGPQYRSFWQTHQILIQQSPVNIRIINGNNPSNISLTTDLGLVFIGSDLSRFGQQVQVLEKMQNLPSRVPKERLLFIDLTNPDSPSIQLRPQPPKEKAAVNKP; this is encoded by the coding sequence ATGACGGATTTAGTTGTGTCTGATTCCCTGAAAAATCGCCGGGAACAACTGATGTGGCAGAGGCGTTGGAAGCGTCTGCGCTCCTGCTGGCAATTTGTCTGTGTTTGTGGTTTGACGGGGGGCATGGTGTGGGTGATGAGCTGGCCAGAATGGTCTATCCGCTCCGATCGCCAAGTGGAGTTTTTGGGCAATAAGCTAGTCTCTAGGGAAACGTTATACGAAGATTTAGACCTGGAATATCCCCAGGCGGTTTGGCAACTTTCTACCCAGGCCTTGGGGGATGAACTGGCAAAAAATCCGGCCCTCCTGAGAGTAGAAGTCACTAGACAGTTATTTCCGGCCCAGGTAAATGTGGCCGTACAGGAACGACAACCGGTGGCGATCGCCGTGGCGGATCAGGGTCCGGGCTATTTAGACGGGGAAGGAAATTATATTCCTGCCTCCCTCTACAGCCAGGCGGTCAGAAAAACCCTGCCCCAAACCCCGCAATTTTTGGGCTACGGCCCCCAATACCGCAGTTTTTGGCAAACCCATCAAATTCTGATTCAACAGTCCCCTGTCAATATCCGGATTATTAACGGCAACAACCCCAGTAACATAAGTCTGACAACGGATTTAGGTTTAGTTTTCATAGGTTCTGACCTCTCTCGCTTCGGGCAACAAGTACAGGTTTTAGAAAAAATGCAGAATTTGCCCAGTCGGGTGCCCAAGGAACGTTTACTATTTATTGACCTCACAAATCCAGACAGTCCCAGCATTCAACTTCGTCCCCAACCCCCCAAGGAAAAAGCAGCCGTCAACAAACCCTAA
- the pcrA gene encoding DNA helicase PcrA, with translation MPMTVVPDYLAHLNPSQRRAVEHFCGPLLVVAGAGSGKTRALTYRIAHLIRQHRINPENILAVTFTNKAAKEMKERLEKIFAQAWAQQEFSQRWELLGKYEQKQLLSRVYKTVTKPLWIGTFHSLCSRILRYDIDKYQDSSGRRWTKQFSIFDESDVQSLFKTIVTKDMDLDEKQFNPKSIRYQVSNAKNLGQSPETYLRENPSYKGRVIAEVYQAYQNQLAANNALDFDDLILIPTRLFQQNESVLGYWHRKFNHILVDEYQDTNRIQYDLIRLLSTNGEERQSEWDWRGRSTFVVGDADQSIYSFRMADFTILLNFQEDFGDRLLDGETTTMVKLEENYRSRENILQAANHLIEHNSQRIDKILKATRSGGDDIILYQADDERDESRFVINKILSLRKNNPELNFGDFAILYRTNAQSRAFEEQLLNNNIRYNIVGGFRFYDRQEIKDAIAYLRVLVNPADTVSLLRIINTPRRGIGKSTIEGFVNASKELDIPLWEIITDETSVNTLAGRSGKKTLQFARMLQEIQSQIGELSASEALSLVLEKSNYVDDLKQKGTEEADNRLANLGELDNAVRQFEAESEDPSLVDFLASASLTSDLDDLEESGDEVSLMTLHSAKGLEFPVVFLVGLEQGTCPHARSLNDPLDLEEERRLCYVGITRAQENLFLTHARMRYIWGSLETKIPSQFLQELPPDLLADGSTGRRTGRNAPAADPKGPSIAQKQARKKTGSQSTQPAKDLIWNVGDRVMHNNFGEGTVTHILGKGHKANLAIKFPGIGVKIIDPSFAPLRRL, from the coding sequence GTGCCCATGACTGTTGTCCCCGACTACCTTGCCCACCTCAATCCTTCCCAACGGCGGGCGGTGGAGCATTTTTGTGGCCCTCTTTTGGTGGTGGCCGGGGCCGGCTCAGGGAAAACTAGGGCACTAACCTACCGCATTGCCCATCTAATTCGTCAGCATCGCATCAATCCGGAAAATATCCTGGCGGTAACCTTTACCAATAAAGCCGCCAAGGAAATGAAGGAACGTTTGGAAAAGATTTTTGCCCAAGCCTGGGCCCAACAGGAATTTAGCCAACGGTGGGAATTGTTGGGGAAATATGAACAAAAACAGTTGCTTTCCAGGGTGTACAAAACAGTTACGAAACCCCTCTGGATTGGCACTTTCCACAGTCTATGTTCTCGTATTCTCCGCTACGACATTGATAAATATCAGGACAGCAGTGGCCGCCGTTGGACAAAACAGTTTTCCATTTTTGATGAAAGTGACGTGCAAAGTTTGTTTAAGACCATTGTCACTAAGGATATGGATTTGGACGAAAAACAGTTCAATCCTAAGAGTATTCGCTACCAGGTCAGTAATGCCAAAAACCTCGGGCAATCACCGGAGACCTATCTAAGGGAAAATCCCAGTTATAAAGGTAGGGTCATTGCGGAAGTTTACCAAGCTTACCAAAATCAATTGGCCGCTAATAACGCTCTAGATTTTGATGATTTAATTCTCATCCCTACCCGTTTATTTCAACAAAATGAATCAGTTTTAGGCTACTGGCACCGAAAATTTAACCATATTTTGGTGGATGAATACCAAGACACTAATCGCATCCAATATGATTTAATTCGTCTGCTGAGCACCAATGGGGAAGAACGGCAGTCGGAGTGGGATTGGCGGGGGCGTTCCACTTTTGTGGTGGGGGATGCAGACCAATCTATTTACAGTTTCCGCATGGCAGACTTTACCATCCTGCTCAATTTCCAAGAGGATTTTGGCGATCGCCTGTTGGATGGGGAAACGACCACCATGGTCAAACTAGAGGAAAATTACCGTTCTCGGGAAAATATCCTCCAAGCGGCTAACCATTTAATTGAACATAATAGCCAACGGATTGACAAGATCCTCAAGGCTACCCGGAGTGGCGGAGATGATATTATCCTTTACCAGGCGGATGATGAAAGGGATGAGTCCCGTTTTGTGATTAATAAAATTCTGAGCTTAAGGAAAAATAACCCAGAATTAAATTTTGGTGATTTTGCTATTTTATATCGCACCAATGCCCAATCCCGGGCCTTTGAAGAACAGCTATTAAATAATAATATTCGCTACAATATTGTCGGTGGTTTTCGCTTCTACGATCGCCAGGAAATTAAAGATGCCATTGCCTATCTCCGGGTGTTAGTTAATCCGGCGGATACGGTCAGCTTGTTGCGTATCATCAATACTCCCCGGCGGGGCATCGGTAAATCCACCATTGAAGGTTTTGTTAATGCCTCTAAGGAATTGGACATTCCCCTGTGGGAAATTATTACCGACGAAACTTCGGTGAATACTCTGGCCGGGCGATCAGGTAAAAAAACCCTGCAATTTGCCCGCATGCTCCAGGAAATCCAAAGCCAAATTGGTGAGCTTTCTGCGTCGGAAGCCCTCAGCTTAGTGTTGGAAAAATCCAATTATGTGGACGACTTAAAGCAAAAAGGCACCGAAGAAGCGGATAATCGCCTGGCCAACCTGGGGGAATTGGACAATGCAGTGCGACAGTTTGAAGCAGAAAGTGAAGACCCTAGCCTAGTGGATTTTTTGGCTTCAGCATCCCTCACTTCCGACCTTGATGACCTGGAGGAATCCGGAGACGAAGTGTCCCTCATGACTCTCCACTCTGCTAAGGGCCTGGAATTTCCAGTGGTCTTCTTAGTGGGGTTGGAGCAGGGCACTTGCCCCCACGCCCGCAGTTTAAATGATCCTTTGGATCTAGAAGAGGAACGCCGTTTATGTTACGTGGGCATTACCAGAGCCCAGGAAAATCTCTTTTTGACCCATGCTCGCATGCGTTACATCTGGGGTTCTTTAGAAACCAAAATACCGTCCCAATTTCTCCAGGAATTACCACCGGATTTATTGGCCGATGGCTCAACTGGTCGTAGAACTGGTCGCAATGCTCCTGCCGCCGATCCCAAGGGACCTTCCATTGCCCAAAAACAAGCCCGAAAAAAAACTGGTTCCCAGTCCACTCAACCGGCTAAAGACCTAATCTGGAATGTTGGCGATCGGGTAATGCACAACAATTTTGGAGAAGGCACTGTGACCCACATTTTAGGCAAAGGCCATAAAGCTAATTTGGCCATCAAATTTCCCGGCATTGGTGTGAAAATTATTGACCCCAGTTTCGCCCCTCTACGCCGCCTTTGA
- the rsmH gene encoding 16S rRNA (cytosine(1402)-N(4))-methyltransferase RsmH has translation MNLKQTAIADFHHVSVLPTALVEGLEPKPGGYYLDATVGAGGHSERLLKLGIPLALTMIDRDVQAIAAAMERLQPLVADRKDISINTWQGNFADFPGQLEQFDGIIADLGVSSPQLDQGDRGFSFRHTAPLDMRMDQSQDLTAAEIINHWSEKDLARIFYEYGEERLSRRIARQIVEQRPFQTTTDLAEAITKWVPGKYRHGRIHPATRTFQGLRIAVNDELGSLEKFIAQAPHWLKSGGKFGIISFHSLEDRIVKHRFRETENLRVLTKKPIIAGEEEQRQNPRARSAKLRWAEKI, from the coding sequence ATGAACTTAAAACAAACGGCGATAGCAGACTTTCATCACGTTAGCGTTTTGCCCACGGCCCTGGTGGAAGGACTGGAGCCAAAGCCCGGTGGCTATTACCTTGATGCCACTGTGGGAGCTGGGGGCCACAGCGAAAGATTACTGAAATTAGGTATTCCCCTTGCCCTGACTATGATCGACCGAGATGTCCAGGCGATCGCCGCCGCCATGGAACGTTTGCAACCCTTAGTTGCGGATCGCAAAGACATAAGCATTAACACTTGGCAAGGTAACTTTGCTGATTTTCCCGGTCAACTCGAGCAATTTGACGGCATCATCGCAGATTTAGGAGTAAGCTCTCCCCAACTTGATCAAGGCGATCGGGGCTTTAGTTTTCGCCACACTGCTCCCTTGGATATGCGGATGGACCAAAGCCAGGATCTCACCGCCGCTGAAATTATTAACCACTGGTCCGAAAAAGATTTAGCCCGCATTTTTTATGAATACGGCGAAGAACGGCTTTCCCGACGTATTGCTCGGCAAATTGTCGAACAACGTCCCTTCCAAACCACTACCGACTTAGCAGAGGCGATCACCAAATGGGTACCAGGAAAATATCGCCATGGGCGCATCCATCCTGCCACCAGGACGTTCCAAGGTTTACGCATTGCAGTGAACGATGAATTAGGTTCCCTGGAAAAATTCATTGCCCAAGCTCCCCATTGGCTCAAAAGCGGCGGAAAGTTCGGCATTATCAGTTTTCATAGCTTGGAAGACCGCATTGTTAAGCACCGTTTTCGGGAAACGGAAAATTTACGGGTGCTGACCAAAAAGCCCATTATTGCCGGAGAAGAAGAGCAGAGGCAAAATCCCCGGGCCCGTTCCGCCAAATTACGTTGGGCCGAAAAAATCTAA
- the ftsZ gene encoding cell division protein FtsZ, whose amino-acid sequence MTLNNDLPLNNIGFTGSGLNDGTEGLDDLFSSSIVDNEPLEALVETPTFASPSPNLKRDQIVPSNIAKIKVIGVGGGGCNAVNRMIASGVTGIDFWAINTDSQALTNTNAPDCIQIGQKLTRGLGAGGNPAIGQKAAEESRDEIARSLEGTDLVFITAGMGGGTGTGAAPIVAEVAKEMGCLTVGIVTRPFTFEGRRRAKQAEEGINALQSRVDTLIVIPNNQLLSVIPAETPLQEAFRVADDILRQGVQGISDIIIIPGLVNVDFADVRAVMADAGSALMGIGVGSGKSRAKEAATAAISSPLLESSIQGAKGVVFNVTGGTDLTLHEVNVAAEIIYEVVDADANIIFGAVIDDRLQGEMRITVIATGFNGEKEKPQAKTSSKPVLSGPPAGVETVPSTTTPEDPLGEIPMAPELDIPDFLQKRRFPRR is encoded by the coding sequence ATGACGCTCAATAATGATTTACCCCTAAATAACATAGGTTTTACCGGTAGTGGTCTCAATGATGGAACGGAGGGGTTAGATGATTTATTTTCGTCCTCCATCGTTGACAATGAACCGTTGGAGGCTTTGGTAGAAACACCTACTTTTGCCAGCCCTAGTCCTAACCTAAAAAGGGATCAGATTGTGCCTAGTAACATTGCCAAAATTAAAGTGATCGGCGTTGGGGGAGGCGGTTGCAATGCTGTCAACCGTATGATTGCCAGTGGGGTGACGGGCATCGACTTTTGGGCAATTAATACCGATTCCCAGGCATTAACTAATACGAACGCCCCGGATTGTATTCAAATTGGCCAAAAACTCACCAGGGGTTTGGGGGCCGGTGGTAATCCGGCGATCGGGCAAAAAGCGGCGGAGGAATCCCGGGATGAAATTGCCCGTTCCCTTGAGGGTACGGATTTGGTCTTTATTACTGCGGGCATGGGGGGCGGCACTGGCACTGGAGCAGCTCCCATTGTGGCCGAGGTGGCCAAAGAAATGGGCTGTTTGACGGTGGGCATTGTCACCCGTCCATTTACCTTTGAAGGCCGACGACGGGCTAAGCAAGCTGAGGAAGGCATTAATGCTCTCCAATCGCGGGTCGATACCCTAATTGTGATTCCTAATAACCAACTTTTGTCGGTTATTCCCGCCGAAACTCCTCTCCAGGAAGCTTTTCGGGTAGCCGATGATATTCTGCGCCAGGGGGTACAGGGTATTTCCGACATTATCATCATCCCCGGTTTGGTGAATGTGGACTTTGCGGACGTGCGGGCGGTGATGGCCGATGCTGGCTCCGCATTAATGGGCATTGGGGTGGGTTCCGGCAAGTCCCGGGCCAAGGAGGCGGCCACGGCGGCCATTTCCTCTCCTTTGTTGGAATCTTCTATCCAGGGAGCTAAAGGAGTCGTATTTAATGTCACTGGTGGAACCGATCTGACCCTGCACGAAGTTAATGTTGCGGCTGAAATTATCTATGAAGTGGTGGATGCCGATGCCAACATCATCTTTGGAGCGGTGATTGACGATCGCCTGCAGGGAGAAATGAGAATTACCGTCATTGCCACGGGCTTCAACGGTGAAAAAGAAAAACCCCAAGCAAAAACCAGCAGCAAACCTGTGCTCAGCGGCCCCCCTGCCGGAGTGGAGACAGTGCCATCAACAACAACACCAGAAGATCCCCTAGGGGAAATTCCCATGGCCCCGGAGTTAGACATTCCTGATTTTCTCCAGAAGCGGCGTTTTCCCCGCCGTTAG
- a CDS encoding PRC-barrel domain-containing protein, producing the protein MTIDNIRLRNEFINTEVITRSSGKKLGVVKEVLVDVDQREIVALGLRDNFLSLTGMPQYLYLNSIVQTGDVVLVENDDVFELVEVDLYSPLVNSEVVTETGEPLGRVRDFQFDLATGKVSSIIIASLGLPQIPDQLISTYELSIDEVVSSGPNRLIVFEGAEERLNQLSVGLLERLGIGRPSWERMEEDLYYPPTTRPENQLGSGIPVRPPVQVRQPEPVLEERWNEDDWQDTRPAPPPRREVAPLRYPEPEYEDDYEVDNWGEASSRSSAPEPDYDYEDGVAGDVWDDDEAPAPYSPPRVNIPETRREKMPEYYEE; encoded by the coding sequence ATGACCATTGATAACATCCGTCTTAGAAACGAATTTATTAACACCGAAGTTATTACCCGCAGCAGCGGCAAAAAACTGGGGGTAGTCAAAGAAGTGCTAGTCGATGTCGATCAGCGAGAAATTGTCGCCCTGGGACTGCGGGACAACTTTTTGTCTTTAACCGGGATGCCCCAATATCTTTACCTGAACAGTATTGTCCAAACCGGGGACGTGGTCTTAGTAGAAAACGATGATGTTTTTGAATTGGTGGAAGTGGACCTCTATTCCCCTCTGGTCAATAGCGAAGTGGTTACTGAAACGGGAGAACCCCTGGGTAGGGTAAGGGATTTTCAGTTTGACCTCGCCACTGGCAAAGTTTCCTCCATTATCATCGCTTCCTTGGGATTACCCCAAATTCCTGACCAACTTATCAGCACCTACGAGCTTTCCATTGACGAGGTGGTGAGCAGTGGTCCCAACCGTTTGATCGTTTTTGAAGGAGCAGAGGAAAGATTAAATCAACTCAGTGTGGGATTACTGGAACGCCTTGGCATTGGCCGTCCTTCTTGGGAACGGATGGAAGAGGATTTGTATTATCCCCCCACTACCCGCCCTGAAAATCAATTGGGCAGTGGCATCCCCGTGCGGCCACCGGTACAAGTCCGTCAACCGGAGCCCGTGTTGGAAGAGCGTTGGAACGAGGACGATTGGCAAGATACCCGCCCTGCGCCGCCCCCTCGTCGGGAAGTGGCCCCTCTGCGTTATCCAGAGCCGGAATATGAAGATGATTATGAAGTGGATAATTGGGGGGAAGCGTCTTCCCGTTCTTCTGCTCCAGAACCGGATTATGATTATGAAGATGGAGTGGCTGGCGATGTCTGGGACGACGATGAGGCCCCTGCTCCCTACAGCCCTCCCCGGGTGAATATTCCGGAAACCCGCCGGGAAAAAATGCCTGAATATTATGAAGAATAG
- the ctpC gene encoding carboxyl-terminal processing protease CtpC, with protein MLKQKRSLILGTTALLLTTVAVTGVGLRLARSQGYLQDNPKELVDEVWQIVNRTYVDGTFNGEDWVAVRQDYLTRDYKNQEEAYTAIREMLEKLNDPYTRFMSPDEFQSMRIDTSGELTGVGIQITQDQDTKKIVVVAPIEDTPAYNAGILSKDVITKIDGKSTDGMEVDDAVKLIRGKPGTSVVLTIEREGQAIEYPLTRTLIEIHPVRAQVEDINGARVGYIRLNQFSAQASEEMRQAVQKLEKENVVGYIFDLRSNPGGLLYSSVDIARIWLDEGGIVSTVDRRGEVEQQSANKRQLSNRPLVVLVDGGSASASEIVSGALQDNQRAVIVGTKTFGKGLVQSVRELGDGSGMAVTIAKYLTPNGRDINKHGIDPDVEVELTDAQRKELQQNREKVGTLEDPQFARAYEVLMQQVNKTASK; from the coding sequence ATGTTGAAACAAAAACGCAGTCTGATTTTGGGAACTACAGCTCTGTTATTGACAACAGTGGCGGTGACGGGGGTTGGGTTGCGATTGGCCCGCTCCCAGGGCTACCTACAGGATAATCCCAAGGAGCTGGTTGACGAAGTTTGGCAGATTGTCAACCGCACCTATGTAGATGGTACTTTCAACGGTGAGGATTGGGTAGCGGTTCGCCAGGATTATCTAACACGGGACTACAAAAACCAGGAAGAAGCCTACACCGCCATTCGGGAAATGCTGGAGAAGCTAAATGACCCCTACACTCGCTTCATGTCCCCCGATGAGTTTCAATCAATGCGTATCGACACTTCCGGTGAATTGACCGGGGTGGGTATTCAAATCACCCAGGACCAGGATACGAAGAAAATTGTGGTGGTGGCTCCCATCGAAGATACCCCCGCCTACAACGCTGGCATTCTTTCTAAGGACGTAATTACCAAGATTGACGGTAAGTCCACCGATGGCATGGAAGTAGATGACGCAGTGAAGTTAATTCGGGGTAAGCCCGGCACCAGTGTGGTGCTCACTATTGAGCGGGAAGGGCAGGCGATCGAATATCCTTTGACCCGGACTTTAATTGAAATTCATCCAGTGCGGGCCCAAGTGGAAGATATTAATGGTGCCAGGGTTGGTTATATCCGTTTAAATCAATTCAGTGCCCAGGCTTCGGAGGAAATGCGCCAAGCAGTGCAGAAATTGGAAAAAGAGAATGTGGTGGGCTACATTTTCGACCTGCGTTCCAATCCCGGTGGTTTGCTTTATTCCAGTGTGGATATTGCTCGCATTTGGTTGGATGAAGGGGGCATTGTGTCCACCGTCGATCGCCGAGGGGAAGTGGAACAACAAAGTGCTAACAAGCGGCAGTTGAGTAACCGTCCCCTAGTGGTGTTGGTGGATGGTGGTTCCGCCAGTGCCAGTGAAATCGTCTCCGGGGCCTTACAGGATAATCAACGGGCCGTCATTGTGGGCACCAAAACCTTTGGTAAGGGATTAGTACAATCGGTGCGGGAATTGGGGGATGGTTCCGGTATGGCAGTGACGATCGCCAAATATTTAACCCCCAACGGTCGGGACATCAATAAACATGGCATCGACCCCGATGTGGAAGTAGAACTCACCGACGCCCAGCGGAAGGAATTGCAACAAAATCGGGAAAAAGTAGGCACCCTGGAAGACCCCCAATTTGCCAGGGCCTATGAAGTGCTAATGCAACAGGTGAACAAAACCGCTTCTAAGTAG
- a CDS encoding septal ring lytic transglycosylase RlpA family protein, which translates to MMAQSATFYGNQFVGRKMANGQVYNHGRMVAAHPSLPLGTRVRVTNRRTGKSVVVTVSDRCNCSIDLSRSAFQQIANPRKGRVPVSITRL; encoded by the coding sequence GTGATGGCCCAATCCGCCACTTTCTATGGCAATCAGTTTGTAGGGCGGAAGATGGCCAACGGCCAAGTCTATAACCACGGTCGCATGGTGGCAGCCCACCCCAGTCTGCCCCTAGGAACCAGAGTTAGGGTAACCAATCGCCGTACGGGGAAATCGGTCGTAGTGACGGTGAGTGACCGTTGTAACTGCTCCATCGACCTCAGCCGTTCTGCTTTCCAACAAATTGCTAACCCCCGCAAAGGCCGGGTTCCCGTAAGCATTACCCGTCTCTAG
- a CDS encoding Uma2 family endonuclease, which translates to MVQTALLPLDFPDLYPESDGKPMADNTLQYHWIVRLVTNLKHLFQGKTVFVAGDLLWYPEQVASPPAPCQAPDAMVVLGRPDGERHSYKQWEEDHIAPQVVFEILSESNSAREMLHKQTFYRRYGVLEMFFYDPESYDFWGQARSHPDAEFKTITLLNFPWTSPTLGIRFEMFADGLKLFFPNGEPFKDPETLFEERDQAQQERDRAFAKLRELGIDPSTL; encoded by the coding sequence ATGGTTCAAACTGCCCTACTTCCCCTCGACTTTCCCGATCTATATCCGGAATCCGACGGTAAACCCATGGCTGACAATACCCTGCAGTATCACTGGATTGTCCGTTTGGTGACCAATCTTAAGCATTTATTTCAGGGCAAAACAGTCTTTGTAGCGGGGGATTTACTTTGGTATCCCGAACAAGTGGCCAGTCCCCCCGCACCCTGCCAGGCACCCGATGCCATGGTGGTTCTGGGAAGACCTGATGGGGAACGACACAGTTACAAACAATGGGAAGAAGACCATATTGCTCCCCAGGTAGTATTTGAAATTCTTTCCGAGAGTAACAGTGCCAGGGAAATGCTCCATAAGCAAACGTTTTATCGGCGGTATGGAGTATTAGAGATGTTCTTTTACGATCCAGAGTCCTATGACTTTTGGGGTCAGGCGCGTTCCCACCCAGATGCAGAATTTAAAACCATCACCCTGCTCAATTTTCCCTGGACTTCTCCAACCCTAGGAATTCGCTTTGAAATGTTTGCCGATGGCTTGAAACTGTTTTTCCCCAACGGAGAGCCATTTAAAGATCCAGAAACCCTTTTTGAAGAAAGGGATCAGGCTCAACAGGAAAGAGACCGAGCTTTTGCTAAATTGCGGGAATTGGGTATTGACCCTTCTACCCTGTAA